The Thermoflexus hugenholtzii JAD2 genomic interval TCATTGTGTTCAAGTATCGCCCGGGGGCCAAGCGCTATCGGCGCAAGCAGGGCCACCGGCAGACCTACACCCTTTTGCAGATCGACGCGGTAGAGGCTGGTGTTCCGGCCTCGGCGTGAAAGGAGGCGACGATGGCGCACAAGAAGGGCGGCGGTGCCAGCCGCAACGGCCGTGACAGCGAATCCAAGCGCCGCGGGGTCAAGCGGTTCGACGGTCAGTTCGTGCGGGCCGGCAACATCCTGGTCCGCCAGTGCGGCACCCGCATCTATCCCGGCAAGAACGTGGGGATGGGCCGGGATTACACCCTCTTCGCGCTCATCGACGGTTACGTGCGGTTCGAGATAGGGCGCGGAGGGCGCAAGCGGGTGAGCGTGTATCCCCATCCGGTCCGACCCGACGGCGCGTCCCCGAACGGAGGTGACGGATGAAGCCGGGCATTCACCCGACCTGGTATCCCAACGCCCAGGTGATCTGCGCCTGCGGCAACACCTGGACCACCGGGGCCACCGTGCCGGTGATCCGGACGGACGTGTGCTCCAAGTGCCATCCCTTCTTCACCGGGGAGCAGCGGATCGTCGACAAAGAGGGGCAGGTGGACCGCTTCATGCGGCGCCTGAGCGCCCGGGACGAGGCCTACCTGAAGGCCCGGGCGGAGCGCGCCCAGCGCCGCAAGCGCAAACAGGCGGTGATCGAGGTGGTCGAGGAGCCAGAGGAGATCCTCGAGCGCCTCGAGGGAGAAGAGGAAGCATTCTGAACGAGCGTGCGGGCGGGTCCTTCAGACCCGCTCGCATCGCTTTTTGGTAAGCTGAACTTCATTATCGGCTTAGGCCTGACACCGTCGCCTACGGGAGCAGAGGCGGCATCCCGTCTGATCCCAAGGAGGCAAAGGATGGAGAAGGCCCGCGCGGGCTGGGTGGAGGTGATCAGCGGGTGTATGTTCAGCGGCAAGACCGAGGAGCTCATCCGCCGGCTCCGCCGCGCCCAGATCGCCCGCCAGCAGGTCCAGGTTTTCAAACCCCTGATCGACACCCGCTACGGATTGGAGAGAGTCCGCTCCCACAACGGCCTGGACATCGAGGCCATCCCAGTGCCACATGCCCGGGCGATCCTGGACCATCTTCAACCCGGGACGACGGTGGTGGGGATCGATGAGGCGCAGTTCTTCGATTGGGAGATCGCCGATGTGGTTCAGGCCCTGGCGGAGCGGGGGATCCGGGTGATCGTGGCCGGGCTGGATATGGATTTCCGCGGGGAGCCCTTCGGGCCGATGCCGCTGCTCATGGCTCAGGCGGATCAGGTGGACAAGCTGCACGCCATCTGTGTGGTGTGCGGGGCGCCGGCGACGCGCACCCAGCGGCTGATCAACGGGCGGCCTGCCCGCTACGACGACCCGGTGATCCTGGTGGGTGGCAGCGAGACCTATGAGGCCCGCTGCCGGCGTTGCCATGTGGTCCCCCGGGAGGCGACGGAAACCCCGTAAGGCTCGAACGGGACGGGGGAGGCGGGAGGGATGGAGACGCCGGTGGAGTCCCCCTCGAGCTGGGGATGTGAGCACCTGATCGACCGCATCCTGATCCCGGCGGATGTCCTGCAACGTCGTATCGCGGAGCTGGGCGCTCAGATCTCGCGGGACTACGCGGGCAAGGATCTGGTGCTGGTTTGTGTGCTCAAGGGCGGCGTGATGTTCCTCACCGACCTCATGCGCCACATCACCGTTCCTCATGAGATCGATTTCATGGCCATCACCAGCTACGGGATCGGCGCCCGGCAATCCACCGGGGTGGTGCGCATCCTGATGGACCTCCAGACCAACATCGAGGGGCGCCACGTCCTCATCGTGGAGGACATCGTGGACAGCGGGCGGACCCTCGATCACATCCTGCGGTTGTTGTGGACGCGGAACCCCGCCACCCTCCGGGTCTGCGCGCTGCTGGACAAGCGAGCACGGCGCGAGATCCAGGTCCCCCTGGATTACGTGGGGTTCGAGATCCCCAACGTCTTCGTCTTCGGCTACGGCCTGGACCTGGACGAGAAGTTCCGGAACATCCCCTTCATCGCCGTGCTGAAGGCCGATGCTTTGGAGGAATAAGCGGCTGGCCTGGGGCCCGGATTCCCGCTAAAATCATGCCAAGCCATCTCGCGTTGCCGCGGCTATCGTAAGTCCCGGAAGGCAGTCGGCGGCGCGAGGCTGCGATCCTCCAGATCCGCAAGGGGCCAGGAGCGATGAGCTATCCCGCAACGCACAGGTCGAATCATCCCTCCGGCGGCCGGAAGCATCCCTTCCGCGCCCCTTACATGCGACGCTGTCACTTCTGGACAGTTTGGGCCACTGCGGATTGCTGACTCCTTGCCCCTCCGCCTCTCACGGTTTCTCCTGCTTGCCGGATCCAGACACTCTCCTGCCTGGGAGGCATCCATGCGCGTGTTGGCCCTCGGTGGAGCAGGGGCCGTGGCCCGGGAGGCCACACGGGACCTCTGCCAGCACGGCTCGATCTTCCGCGAGATCGTGATCGCCGACATCGATCCCGCCAAGGCGGAACGCCTCGCCCGCGACATCGGAGACCCCCGCCTTCGGGTGGTCCCTCTGGACGTGCGGGATGAGGAAGCATTGGTCCGCCTGATCCGGGGCTTCGATGTCGTGATGAACGGCCTCCCCTTCGCCTACGATGTGTTGGTCACGCGGGCCTGCGTGGAGGCCGGGGTCAGCGGGGTGGACCTGGCCTTCGACGAGGCCCAGTTCGAGCTGGATGAGGCGGCTCGCTCGAAGAACATGGTGTTCATCCCGGGGGTGGGCGCCACCCCCGGCACCACCAACGTGATGGCCGCTTACGCCGCCCGTTCCATGGATCAGGTGGAATCCGTGGAGATCGCCTTCGCCGCCTTCCGCTGCCTGGCGCCCTCGCCGGGCCTCCTCCGCACCACCCTCTGGGAGTTCAACCCGGAGGAGCCGGAACGGGCGATGGTCTACTGGGAGGACGGGGCGTGGCACCCCGCTCCGCCCTTCTCCGGGGAGAAGCGGGTGCGCTTCCATGAGCAGATCGGGGAGCAGACCGTGTATTACGTCCCCCACGATGAGGCCCGGACGATGCCCCGCTCCTTCCCGGGCCTGCGCCGTGCCGCGGTGCGGGGCTGCTTCCCGCCCCACGTGATGCGGGCGATGCGCGCCCTCTACGAGATGGGCGCGCTCTCCTCCACCCCTGTTCCCCTCGATGGGGGCGCCTACCCCGCCATCGATCTGGTGGCCCGCCTGCTCGCCGCCCTCCCCGCCTCCCGGGAGAACCCGGTGTGGGCCTACGGGCTGGTGGTGGAGGTGAGCGGCCGCCGGAACGGCCGCCCCCACACCATGGTGCTGCGCAACCGACATCCCCCCCAGGAGGTGTGGGGCGGGGAGGCCGCCTACTATCGGAACATCGGCGTTCCCCTGAGCATCGGCGTCCAGATGATCGCCCGGGGTGAGATCTCCGCGCGAGGCGTTGTCCCCCCCGAACGGGCCATCCCCCCGGAGCGCTTCTTCGAGGAGCTGGCCCGCCGGGGGATTGAGATCCTAACAGAGTGAACCCATGGGGGACGATCTTCTCATTCATCCTGAAAGAATCAGGAGGTTCCCATGCGTCAATGGCCGAAGACCCGCGCTCGATTTCTCCGAGCTAAGGAGGTGATGCCCTGGGGGGTTACCTCGAACTTCCGTTACTGGGGGGATGATCAGACCATCGTGGTCAGCCGGGGGGAAGGCCCCTACATCTACGATCTGGACGGCAACCGCTACATCGACTACCGCCTGGGCTACGGGCCGGTGATCCTGGGTCACGGCCACCCGGCGGTGGTGGAGCGGGTGAGCCAGGCCATCCGGGATGGGGTGATCTTCGCGGCCACCACCGAATGGGAGATCCGGGCGGCGGAGCGCATCATCCGCATGACCGGCGTGGACATGGTCCGCTTCTCCAACTCAGGGACAGAAGCGACGATGCATGCTCTGCGGATCGCCCGGGCCTACACCGGCCGGGAGAAGGTGATCAAGTTTGAGGGCCAGTATCACGGCCACCACGATTACCTGCTGTTCTCCACGGCCATGGCCTTGCGCCAACCTATGGGGAGCCGCCGTCACCCCATCCCCGTCGTCGCCAGCTCCGGCATCCCCCGGGTCATCGCCGACCTGATCATCACCCTCCCCTTCAACGACTTCGAGGCCGTGGAGCGGACGGTGAAGGCCAAGTGGGGGGACATCGCGGCCATCATCGTGGAGCCGATGCTGGGCAACAGTGCGGCCATCATGCCCCACCCCGAGTTCCTCCCCTTCCTGCGGCGCCTGTGCGATGAATACGGCATCGTGCTGATCTTCGACGAGGTGAAGACCGGTTTCCGCATCGCCCGGGGCGGGGCCCAGGAGTTCTTCGGGGTGCGGGCGGACCTGGTCACCTACGCCAAGGCCATGGGCAACGGATTCCCCATCTCCGCCATCGGCGGCAAGCGGGAGATCATGATGACCATCGAGCCCGGAGCGGTGGCCCATGCCGGAACCTACAACGGGAACGTGGTGGGCACCGCCGCCGCCGACGCCACCCTGGAGATCCTGGAGACCACGGACGCCCTGGAGCGGGCGGCCCAGGCCGGCGAGCGGCTGATGAAGGGGATCAGCGAGATCCTGACCGAGGCCGGCATCCCCCACGCCGTCTCCGGCCACCCCAACATGTTCAGCTTCCTCCTGAACTTCGAGGGGACGCCCCGGGATCACCGGGACACCATGTCCAGCGACATCGAGCTCTACGCGGAGATCGGCCTGGCCTGCTATGAGCGCGGGGTGATGTTCGAGGTGGACCCGCGGGAGCCCTGGTTCACCTCGGCCGCCCACACGCCGGAGGTGGTGGACGAGACCCTCAACCGCTTCGCCGATGCCGTGCGCGCCGTCCTGCGGAAAGGGAAACCCGTCGGCCCGGCGGAGGTCACGTCGGTCGGGAAGTGAACGCAACCCGTGGGGGCTGGACGCCGGGAGAGCGATGGTGCAGAATGGACCCGACGTTCAGCCCTCCGTTTCCATCCTGATGCCGGTGAACCGCGGACGCTTCGGGACAAGGCCGCGATGGGCAAGGGGAACCG includes:
- the rpmA gene encoding 50S ribosomal protein L27 is translated as MAHKKGGGASRNGRDSESKRRGVKRFDGQFVRAGNILVRQCGTRIYPGKNVGMGRDYTLFALIDGYVRFEIGRGGRKRVSVYPHPVRPDGASPNGGDG
- the gntE gene encoding guanitoxin biosynthesis PLP-dependent transaminase GntE, with product MRQWPKTRARFLRAKEVMPWGVTSNFRYWGDDQTIVVSRGEGPYIYDLDGNRYIDYRLGYGPVILGHGHPAVVERVSQAIRDGVIFAATTEWEIRAAERIIRMTGVDMVRFSNSGTEATMHALRIARAYTGREKVIKFEGQYHGHHDYLLFSTAMALRQPMGSRRHPIPVVASSGIPRVIADLIITLPFNDFEAVERTVKAKWGDIAAIIVEPMLGNSAAIMPHPEFLPFLRRLCDEYGIVLIFDEVKTGFRIARGGAQEFFGVRADLVTYAKAMGNGFPISAIGGKREIMMTIEPGAVAHAGTYNGNVVGTAAADATLEILETTDALERAAQAGERLMKGISEILTEAGIPHAVSGHPNMFSFLLNFEGTPRDHRDTMSSDIELYAEIGLACYERGVMFEVDPREPWFTSAAHTPEVVDETLNRFADAVRAVLRKGKPVGPAEVTSVGK
- a CDS encoding saccharopine dehydrogenase family protein, with the protein product MRVLALGGAGAVAREATRDLCQHGSIFREIVIADIDPAKAERLARDIGDPRLRVVPLDVRDEEALVRLIRGFDVVMNGLPFAYDVLVTRACVEAGVSGVDLAFDEAQFELDEAARSKNMVFIPGVGATPGTTNVMAAYAARSMDQVESVEIAFAAFRCLAPSPGLLRTTLWEFNPEEPERAMVYWEDGAWHPAPPFSGEKRVRFHEQIGEQTVYYVPHDEARTMPRSFPGLRRAAVRGCFPPHVMRAMRALYEMGALSSTPVPLDGGAYPAIDLVARLLAALPASRENPVWAYGLVVEVSGRRNGRPHTMVLRNRHPPQEVWGGEAAYYRNIGVPLSIGVQMIARGEISARGVVPPERAIPPERFFEELARRGIEILTE
- a CDS encoding thymidine kinase, which codes for MEKARAGWVEVISGCMFSGKTEELIRRLRRAQIARQQVQVFKPLIDTRYGLERVRSHNGLDIEAIPVPHARAILDHLQPGTTVVGIDEAQFFDWEIADVVQALAERGIRVIVAGLDMDFRGEPFGPMPLLMAQADQVDKLHAICVVCGAPATRTQRLINGRPARYDDPVILVGGSETYEARCRRCHVVPREATETP
- the hpt gene encoding hypoxanthine phosphoribosyltransferase, whose amino-acid sequence is METPVESPSSWGCEHLIDRILIPADVLQRRIAELGAQISRDYAGKDLVLVCVLKGGVMFLTDLMRHITVPHEIDFMAITSYGIGARQSTGVVRILMDLQTNIEGRHVLIVEDIVDSGRTLDHILRLLWTRNPATLRVCALLDKRARREIQVPLDYVGFEIPNVFVFGYGLDLDEKFRNIPFIAVLKADALEE